One genomic segment of Scophthalmus maximus strain ysfricsl-2021 chromosome 3, ASM2237912v1, whole genome shotgun sequence includes these proteins:
- the LOC118314505 gene encoding uncharacterized protein LOC118314505 isoform X1, protein MANNSSQKSNQLRRPSPEGSVYLPDAEGDRITSESQVSYKETRYPQECAEPDLWKKMEEMQDIRKLNSLFEAHRYQADVKAHIKGKKPIALQMREEKLKEKKGLIEYEPQKYRRLNDYKETRYPQQCADPDPWKKMEGMQDITKLNSLFEAHRYQADVKAHIKVEKPIALQLREEKLKEKKGLIEYEQQRYRRLNDYKETRYPQECADSDLWKKMGEMQDITKLNSLFEAHRYQADVKAHIKVKKRINLQLREEKLKETKWSNEYEQQRYRRLNDYKEKGLRSLSAGGLSDTDLSHAEKTTRLVVQKTSLRPSRFTQSHKNILRPTHLPPVSKAAKINITVSKSTGGGSGPTFRKSNSCSANTRHKESQLSACNRSAPPVYLPPRSSKLASNLNEADILSTFKNCGRSSGLVREPQVMTLKRSGENLTGWGNKAGSSVCAPQLAWAWLTYFLFPPLHRLTCCSS, encoded by the exons ATGGCCAATAATAGTTCCCAGAAGAGTAATCAACTCAGGCGTCCTTCCCCAGAAGGAAGCGTCTATCTTCCAGATGCCGAGGGTGATAGGATCACCTCAGAATCCCAGGTTAGCTACAAGGAGACCAGGTATCCCCAGGAATGTGCGGAGCCTGACTTgtggaagaaaatggaagaaatgcAGGATATCAGAAAACTCAACAGCCTGTTTGAGGCCCATAGGTACCAGGCAGACGTTAAGGCACATATCAAGGGGAAGAAACCTATCGCGTTGCAGATGCGAGAGGAGaaattaaaggagaaaaaagggttGATAGAATATGAGCCACAGAAATATAGGCGCTTAAATGACTACAAGGAGACCAGGTATCCTCAGCAATGTGCAGATCCTGACCCTTGGAAGAAAATGGAAGGAATGCAGGACATCACCAAACTCAACAGCCTGTTTGAGGCCCATAGGTACCAGGCAGACGTTAAAGCACATATAAAGGTTGAGAAACCTATTGCGTTGCAGTTGCGAGAGGAGAAACTTAAGGAGAAGAAAGGGTTGATAGAGTATGAGCAGCAGAGATATAGGCGCCTAAATGACTACAAGGAGACCAGGTATCCCCAGGAATGTGCGGACTCTGACTTGTGGAAGAAAATGGGCGAAATGCAGGATATCACAAAACTCAACAGCCTGTTTGAGGCCCATAGGTACCAGGCAGACGTTAAGGCACATATCAAGGTGAAGAAACGTATCAATTTGCAGTTGCGAGAGGAGAAACTAAAGGAGACAAAATGGTCGAATGAATATGAGCAGCAGAGATACAGGCGCTTAAATGACTACAAGGAAAAGGGGCTGAGGAGCCTCAGTGCTGGAGGGCTCTCTGATACAGACCTCAGTCATGCGGAAAAGACAACGAGGCTCGTTGTGCAGAAGACATCCCTTCGCCCATCAAGGTTCACACAAAGTCATAAGAACATCCTGAGGCCAACCCACTTACCGCCCGTTTCCAAAGCAGCTAAAATCAACATAACTGTATCGAAATCAACTGGAGGAGGGTCTGGTCCCACCTTTAGAAAGTCTAATAGCTGCTCTGCCAATACCAGACACAAAGAGTCACAATTATCGGCTTGCAACAGATCTGCCCCTCCTGTGTACCTGCCACCCAGAAGCTCCAAATTGGCCTCTAATTTAAAC GAGGCAGACATCCTCTCTACATTCaag AACTGTGGAAGGAGCTCCGGTTTAGTCAGAGAACCGCAGGTCATGACACTCAAAAG
- the LOC118314505 gene encoding uncharacterized protein LOC118314505 isoform X2, with amino-acid sequence MANNSSQKSNQLRRPSPEGSVYLPDAEGDRITSESQVSYKETRYPQECAEPDLWKKMEEMQDIRKLNSLFEAHRYQADVKAHIKGKKPIALQMREEKLKEKKGLIEYEPQKYRRLNDYKETRYPQQCADPDPWKKMEGMQDITKLNSLFEAHRYQADVKAHIKVEKPIALQLREEKLKEKKGLIEYEQQRYRRLNDYKETRYPQECADSDLWKKMGEMQDITKLNSLFEAHRYQADVKAHIKVKKRINLQLREEKLKETKWSNEYEQQRYRRLNDYKEKGLRSLSAGGLSDTDLSHAEKTTRLVVQKTSLRPSRFTQSHKNILRPTHLPPVSKAAKINITVSKSTGGGSGPTFRKSNSCSANTRHKESQLSACNRSAPPVYLPPRSSKLASNLNAPNIPFYY; translated from the exons ATGGCCAATAATAGTTCCCAGAAGAGTAATCAACTCAGGCGTCCTTCCCCAGAAGGAAGCGTCTATCTTCCAGATGCCGAGGGTGATAGGATCACCTCAGAATCCCAGGTTAGCTACAAGGAGACCAGGTATCCCCAGGAATGTGCGGAGCCTGACTTgtggaagaaaatggaagaaatgcAGGATATCAGAAAACTCAACAGCCTGTTTGAGGCCCATAGGTACCAGGCAGACGTTAAGGCACATATCAAGGGGAAGAAACCTATCGCGTTGCAGATGCGAGAGGAGaaattaaaggagaaaaaagggttGATAGAATATGAGCCACAGAAATATAGGCGCTTAAATGACTACAAGGAGACCAGGTATCCTCAGCAATGTGCAGATCCTGACCCTTGGAAGAAAATGGAAGGAATGCAGGACATCACCAAACTCAACAGCCTGTTTGAGGCCCATAGGTACCAGGCAGACGTTAAAGCACATATAAAGGTTGAGAAACCTATTGCGTTGCAGTTGCGAGAGGAGAAACTTAAGGAGAAGAAAGGGTTGATAGAGTATGAGCAGCAGAGATATAGGCGCCTAAATGACTACAAGGAGACCAGGTATCCCCAGGAATGTGCGGACTCTGACTTGTGGAAGAAAATGGGCGAAATGCAGGATATCACAAAACTCAACAGCCTGTTTGAGGCCCATAGGTACCAGGCAGACGTTAAGGCACATATCAAGGTGAAGAAACGTATCAATTTGCAGTTGCGAGAGGAGAAACTAAAGGAGACAAAATGGTCGAATGAATATGAGCAGCAGAGATACAGGCGCTTAAATGACTACAAGGAAAAGGGGCTGAGGAGCCTCAGTGCTGGAGGGCTCTCTGATACAGACCTCAGTCATGCGGAAAAGACAACGAGGCTCGTTGTGCAGAAGACATCCCTTCGCCCATCAAGGTTCACACAAAGTCATAAGAACATCCTGAGGCCAACCCACTTACCGCCCGTTTCCAAAGCAGCTAAAATCAACATAACTGTATCGAAATCAACTGGAGGAGGGTCTGGTCCCACCTTTAGAAAGTCTAATAGCTGCTCTGCCAATACCAGACACAAAGAGTCACAATTATCGGCTTGCAACAGATCTGCCCCTCCTGTGTACCTGCCACCCAGAAGCTCCAAATTGGCCTCTAATTTAAAC GCCCCCAACATTCCATTTTATTACTAA
- the tcima gene encoding transcriptional and immune response regulator a — protein MSTYASSECRRVSPSVHGNKFDTAHRKKAVANIFESVNQDALMRLFQKTGDMKAEERVRSIFSYTQDPEETARALMALKQRKKDKFLQIAGMVRQLLNLR, from the coding sequence ATGTCGACCTACGCGTCCTCTGAGTGCCGCCGCGTCAGCCCCTCCGTCCACGGGAACAAGTTCGACACGGCGCACCGCAAGAAGGCCGTGGCCAACATCTTCGAGAGCGTCAACCAGGACGCGCTGATGAGGCTCTTCCAGAAGACGGGCGACATGAaggcggaggagagggtgaggagcaTCTTCTCCTACACCCAGGACCCGGAGGAGACGGCCCGGGCCCTGATGGCCCTGAAGCAGCGGAAGAAGGACAAGTTCCTTCAGATCGCGGGTATGGTCCGACAGCTGCTCAACCTGCGGTGA